AATCGGGCATTTGTACTATGGTTGCTGTCCTTTTGATCGAAATATTAATGCACCAATCATTCCAAATAAAATGGCTGCACTAATTCCAGAACTTGTTACTTCAAACATTCCTGTTAAAACACCAATCCAGCCATGTCTTTCAGCTTCAGCAATTGCACCATGTGTCAAGGAATTACCAAAAGAAGTAATAGGGATGGTTGCTCCTGCTCCCGCAAAATCAATTAGTGGTTCATATAAATTAAACCCATCTAAAACTGCTCCCGCTACAACCAATATGGCCAAAGTATGTGCAGGTGTTAATTTTCCAACATCCATCAGTAGTTGTCCAATTACGCAAATAATGCCGCCTACGATAAAAGCCATTACAAGTGATACAATCATTAAAAATTCCTCATTTCATCGAGATTTCAATTGCATGGGCTGTACAAGGGATGGATTCATTTTGTTGTACTGTTAAAGGTGAAAGTAGTGCTCCCGTTGCAACAGCGAGAACGCGTTCAATTTTTTTATCATTCAATTGTTTTAAAATATAACTAAAAAAAACAGATGCAGAGCAACCAGCTCCACTTGCACCAGCTAAAAATCCATCATCATCACCATAGAATTCAGCGCCAGCATCTCTAATTTGCTGAACTTCTTGTTTGACCATGCCTTCTTTCATCAACATTTCTTTTAAGATTGAGAGTCCTACTTTTCCAAGATCTCCAGTCATCACTAAGTCATAATCTTTTAAAGTTTGGCCTCGACCTTTTAAATGACGTGTAATGGTATCACATGCAGCTGGAGCCATTGCTGCCCCCATATGAAATGGATCCGTTTGTTGTAAATCAATCACCTTTCCAACAGTTGCTGCTTCAATAGCTGGCGTATTAATCTGTCCTTTTGCTATTAATACATACCCAGCAGCTGTTACAGTCCATTGTGCAGTGCCAGGTTTTTGTCCACCATATTCAACAGGATAACGAAATTGACGTTCGATTGAATTATGCTGGCTAGCTGCTCCCGCAAGCGCATATCTACTGCCTCCCAATTCTGTTAATAACGATGCAATGATCGCTCCTGAAACTGAAGTTGCACATGCAGAGAAAAGACCGATATAGGGTATTCCTAAAGTGGCTGCTACAAAATTAGATGGTGTCATTTGATTAACTAAATCTCCACTCATAAGAAAATCCACATCTTGTTTATTAATTTTCGCCTTTTGCAAAGCAATTTGGCATGCTTGTTCAGCCATTGTTTGGTGCCCTTTTTCATTAGTATCTTCATCTGCTCTTTCATTGTCATAGAGCATATCAAAATCTTTTGCAAAAACACTTTGTTTTTCTACTGGTCCAGCAACAACTCCAGAAGCAATAATGGCTGGTTTCGATGGAAAATATAATACCCCTTGATCCATTACCAACTCGTCACCCCCATTGTTACTAAAATAAGCTTCACAAGGGCTACTACAAAAGCAGATACCACGCCAAAAACAATAACGGATCCAGCAAGTTTGAAGATATTCCCTCCAACGCCTAAGACAAATCCTTCTGTCTTGTGCTCAATTGCAGAAGAGATAACAGCATTGCCAAAACCTGTAACAGGTACTGCAGAGCCTGCACCCGCAAATTGACCAATTTTTTTATATAGTCCAAAACCAGTTAGGAGCATTGAAAGGAAAATCATTGTCGCAACAGTCGGATTTCCAGCTGTCTTTTCCGTAAAGTTAAAATTTGCGATATAAAAAAAGGTAATAAGCTGTCCTATAGTGCAAATAATACCACCAACGAGGAAAGCCTTTAGGCAATTTTTTAAGATAGATGGTTTCGGAGATAATGATTGTTGTAAGTCTTCATATTGCTTTGCATCCATTATGTTTCCTCCTTAGAATGATCTTTAAGCTTTGTAATTTCCTTTTTTAATTTTTCATCATCTACATTATTCTTGGTTAATTTTTCTACTTCCCAAATTATTTTCAAATCTGTACTAACTAACACCTTTTGATCGGGTAATGCCTTTTCTATTTCTTTTTGCCACTTTTTCTCGTATTTTTTCTTATTCCACTTAGAAAATGGCTTCACTTCAATACCAATAAGTGCTGCATCTTTTGTAAAAAGAGCAACGACCCTTTTAATATGAGGATCATTTTTTACAATTTTTTCTACATCTTGCTGTTCAGTCTGAAGTTTGTTGTTATTATTTGTAGTAAAATAGGCATTTTTCCCATTGCTACAACCAACCAACAATAAGATCACGAGCAACAAAAGTCCCTTTTTCATACTTCTCACCCTTTTTGAGGTTAGTATGATGCTTTTTAAATAAAAATATTCAGATTAGTGACAACAGCCCGATTCTATAACGAAATATCTCATATGGTATAGAGAATTAGAAAGGGAGGTGAAAATCAAGATGGGGTGCGGAAGAGAAAGTTCTAGTTCTAATTCAGGAGTATCTCCAATTCATTCTAATAACTGTGTATGTGATGTGGTTCGCGCGATTCTAGATATTCAAACACAAGGTGTTAATGAAGGTTGCGAATGCCCTACAAACTGCTTTTTAGAACCACTTGGTGGTTTAGTGAGTCCTACCAGAAGCCATAATGCTGATACACGAGTATTTATGCTACTTACAAAAGATGGTACACCATTTAAAGCTTTCTTCAAAGAAGGCGGAAGTCCGGATTGCTCATGCTTCTCAGTATTTTTCCGAGTAGAAGATGTTTTTGATGGATGTTGTGCAACTTTACGTGTACTAGAACCACTAACTCATGACAATCACGATGTTCAGCTTATTTCTCATGGTTCTGACTTAGACTTAAAAAATCTTTGCAAAGTAAGAAAATTTGCAGCTACAAATAGTTGTATTACTGTTGATTTAAATTGCTTCTGTGGCGTTCAATGTATAAAAGATGTATTCTTAGGGGTTTGCACAGATTAATTTTTAAGGTGAAGCAGCGTCGGAAATAAGTGCGATGGTTTGATTTTATCAAGCCATCGCTTTCTATTTTATAAAGATCAATATTGACTTATTCACGATGTTTAGGAAATGCGACAACTCTTGAGGAAAATCTAGTTAATAATAAAAAACGAGTACAGAAAAATTTCTGTACTCGTTTTTTTCTTGTTGACTCTTAGTTGTAAGAATCAAATGATGATCGATACAATTTATAAAAAAGATTTACCTCTCCAAATCAAATCATCCAGATTTGCAATAGGAATTGGGTGAACTACATCATTTGAAGTTCTAATCATGACCTCTTGCGTATCAATATTAACTTCTTGTACTTCTCCTGTTATCTTCCTTCCGTCATTCACAACAAACACTAGCGGTTGATAGGCTCTCTGCTGAAATGGATTAGATAAAAAAAGAAGCCTTTCTTTTCGCTTTAACATTTCAGCATCTTCTAAAACAGGAGCTTTTTCTTGTGAAATGAGTAATGATTCATCTTGTTGTTCCAAAATGGCTAATTTGGTTTCATCATCATTAAACTTTTCGATATCATCGGATTCATCGATTTCCCTAAAGAAAGCTGGTGGGCTTTTGATAAAAAGGAGTGGGTTTTTTCCCACATTAACACATCCTTTTTTATCTTTATACTATGCCTAGAAGACCAAATTGGTTCACATTAGATGATTAATGAAGGCAGTAGCAATACCAAGATAGATTAATATACTTGTAATATCATTTAAGGTTGTGATAAATGGTCCAGATGCTACCGCAGGATCAATATTTAAACGATGCATAAGAATTGGTATAAATGAGCCAGCTAACGTAGCTACTACAATTGAACAGCAAATAGCAACACCAACTAGGATACCTAATAAGAATGTATGTTGCCAAAAATATACAATACCTAACGCAATAGTACCGCATACAAGGCCCATAATGATTCCAGTAATTAATTCCCTAAACAATAATTTTAACTTTTTTGTATTTTCAACATCACCTGTAGCAATTCCTCGTACTGACACTGCTAAAGCTTGTGTTCCACTATTACCTGATGTACCACCTATTAAAGGGATAAAAGCTGCAAGTAAAGCTACTTTTTCCAAAGTACCCGTAAATAGATGGATTAAATTTGCTGTTAACATCCCCAAAAATAACAATACAACAAGCCAAGGTAATCTTTTCCTTGCTGCTACAACTGGACTTGTATCAAATGTATCCATATCAGAAACCCCTGCTAATTTAGAGTAATCCTCTGAAGCTTCTTCATCGATAACATCGATAATATCATCTACTGTAATAATACCGAGCATTTCATTTTTTGAATTTATGACTGGTACAGCTAAGAAATTATAATCTTTCATAATTTGTGCAACATCTTCTTGGTCATCAGTGACATTCACACTAACTACCCGTTCGTTCATAATATCATGGATGAGTGTATCTTCTTCTGCAATAATTAGATCACGTAATGACATTACACCAGTCAAATGATTTGATTCATCCACCACAAAAAGATAGTAAATTGTTTCTGCATCTGGTGCAGCATTTCGTAAAATAGTCATCGCTGAACGCACTGTTGAGTTTTCGGGAATGCCCACGTATTCTGTGGTCATTATTGAACCAGCTGTATATTCCTCGTAATAGAGAAGCTCTCGAATTTCCTGTGCAGATTCATTATCCATTATTTTAAGAAAGTGACTAATTTGATCTTTGTCTAGTTCATTTAAGATATCAACCGCATCATCCGTATACATTTCAGCTATCATTTGTGCTGCATATGCAGGTGACATTTCCTCAAGAAAGTCTTTATATTCATTAGCGTCTAATTCAATAGCTTCGAAAACCTCTGCCATCTCTTTCGGGGACAAATACTGATAAATACTTTGTCGTATGTCAGGCTCCACCTTCTCGTAAAACTGTGCCTGATCATATGGATGAAGTGCTAAATATTCCTCTCGAAAAATATCCATTTCGCTATTTTGTAGTAACGATCGTAGATGTTCCTCATCAAATTGCACTTCATCTTTTTCCATTGTTTCGTCTATCATGCATGTCCCCTCCTCTCGACTGCTATTCTAGCATTAACACCTTATTATAATAGTTTGAATAATAATTAAGGGTCAATTACTTTTTATAGAACAAATCTTATAGTACCACTTTAACGCATTATCTCTCAAATGCACCTTTCTTTATTTCCAAGGAAATATTTCTTTTTAAATAAACAAAATAAGATGGCAATACAAAATTTTTATCCTAAAATTTAAGATTTTTTACTTTATCAGGTTGCTTCGAAAGTGGCATAAGGTGACTTATTCTCCAGTCACTCTGAAACGAAAAACCGCATGAGCCAACAGATGTTGATTCATACGGTTCGATTTTTCACTAGACAGTAGATGTGCTTATTAATCGTTATTTAAGGTTTAAAATGCAACCCTTAATTTATGTTAGAAAGTAGCAATACTTCTATTCCAATACTTTTCTCATGTCATCAGGTAGATTACTTTGCCACACTCTTTTTTCATGAGTTAATGGATGTTGAAGAACGAGAGACACACAGTGTAAGGCATGTCTATCCATAAGCTCTCTTGTGCCACCATATAAATCATCTCCTAATAATGGATGACCAATGGATGCCATATGCACGCGTATTTGATGAGTTCGCCCAGTATGCAATAGTAATCGGACATGGCTAATTTTTTCATCTTGGACTGTAAATCGTTTTATCACTTCTACATCCGTATGTGCAAATTGACCATCTTGACGTACTTCTCTTTCGATAATACTACCATCTTTTCGACCGATAGGTGCAATGATTTGTTGGAAATCATCAGATACATGTCCATGAACAAATGCTTCATAAGTTCTTCTAATAGAATGTCTCTTTTGTGCCTCGCTCATAAGATGATGAATATGACGATGTTTTGCAATGCACATTAATCCTGAAGTATTTCGATCTAATCTTGTCACTACATGTACGGTAGAGACAATTTGTTGCGCTTGTAAATGTGCAGCTACAATATTAGCAATACTACCAGTAGGATGATCATGGGAGGGGATTGTACTTTGATAAGGTGGTTTTTCTATAATTAACAATGCCTCATCCTCATATTGGATGTTTAACTCACCTTTTTCAGGTAGTAATCCTGCACTTATTTCTTCAGGAGGAAAAATAACGGTTATTTTATCTCCCTTTATTAGAGAATGCCTGACATTTCGTTCCACTTCATTTACAAGTAATGCTCCACCTTGAAATTTTATTGCTGTTAATGCTCGTTTCGAAATACCATATTCCATTAACGCTTCTCGAAGTAATTGGCCATCATTTAAGGCTGTAAAGGTTAGGTGATAGCGAAAGTCATTATTCATTCTTGTAAATCACTATCAATAAACGAATCATGTACACGTTGCCAAAATGGGAAAGCTTTAAAACGAGCAAATCGAACTTTTTCTTTCGCAACACGATATTGAATAGATTTTACATTCTTATGCAATAATTGAACATGGTCTACAGTAACCATAAAATCTTCCGCCATTACGGGTCTTAAGATACAGTTATGATGTGCTGGTAAAACAAGAGAAGATCCAACAGTACGAAAAACACGGTTATTAATCGAAGCCATTTCTGTTAGCTGTAATGCTTGCAAAGATGGGTGTAGGATTGCCCCACCAAGTGCTTTGTTATATGCTGTACTACCTGATGGTGTAGACACACAAAGACCATCTCCACGAAAACGTTCAAATGGACGTCCATTTAATTCTACATCCATTACTAATGTAACTTCTGGAGATTTAACGGTGGATTCGTTCAGTGCTAAATAAGTATAACAATCATCATTCGTTTGGTAATTGATTGTAACTTCTAAGAGTGGATATTCAATTACCTTAAATTCACCTTTTGCTATAGAAATCACTAGTTTTTCAATTTCGCTCGGTTTCCAATCTGCATAAAAGCCAAGATGTCCCGTATGAATACCAACAAATGAAACTTCTGATAACATATGTGTGTAACGGTGGAACGCATGTAAAAGCGTCCCATCTCCTCCAATTGATAATACAATGTCCGGTTTTTCTTCATCTACTTCTAGACCAAAATCAGTTAAATAGTTAATGGCACGTTCCATAAGTTCATTTGATTGCGGATCGTTACGTGATTGAACAGCAAATCTCATAGTTTTTCCTGGGCTCCTTTCGGATGATCTTGACGTACTTTTGGTTTAGATGCTTCCTTATATTCTGTAAAGTATGCCTGTGCTTCACGTATTTCTTCTCGAATCTCAGACATCTCTTCATCTAGTTTAAAAGCTGCTTCTGCTGCATTTTGAAGACGTTTTTTAATTTCCTCAGGAAAAATTCCTTTATATTTATAATTTAAGGAATGTTCAATTGAAGCCCAGAAGTTCATGGCTAGTGTACGAATTTGAATTTCAGCTAATATCGTTTTTTCCCCTTGTATTGTACCTACAGGATATTCAATAATCATGTGATATGAACGATATCCACTTTTCTTGACATTTGTGATGTAGTCTTTTTCTTCAATGATATGTAAATCATTTCGTTGACGTAATAGTTCAATAACAGTTGGAATGTCATCTACAAACTGACACATAATACGGACACCAGCAATGTCTTGTAGCTCATGTGCTAGTGTATCCGATGGTTCAAATACTAATCCTTTTTCTAATGTCTTATCATAAATACTCGCAAGTGGTTTTACACGTCCAGTGACAAATTCAATAGGCGAAGTCGTGTTTGATTTTTCAAATTGTGCACGAATACCTTTTAATTTTATCTTTAGTTCGTCTACTGCTTGCTTATAGGGCTGTAAAAAGCGATCCCATTGTCCCATGATAAGTCCCCCTAACACATTTAGGCTTCACTCAATAGTTCTGCAAAAGTTTCTTCAACCGCAGTTGTAAAAACTTCTCCATAATTATAGTTACCTTCAATATTATATATAAGTGATTGCAATTCATCGTTAAATTTGATCAATTCAATCTGTTCAGTATTCCATTGTAACATAGGATTTACTTTTGATTGTAACGTTTCTACTAATAGTGGCCAAACTGTTTGTGGGAATTTCACATAACTATACCCATCTTCTTCATCCATTAAATAAACAAATGCCATATCATCCGAATCAGTAATCATTTGTCCAGTTGGATGACATTTTATATCACTACTATTTTCATTTAAATAAAAATGGATATGTGAATCTTGTTTTGTTCCTTTTTCAACAATAAAAGTTTTACGCAAATCCAATCTTCCTTTCTGTGAACCTGGTATCTATTTTATCATAGGCTCTCAAATTTCTAACCATTTTTCTGGATAATTGTTATGTAATTAATCTATTTATCCATATTGGAACTTGTTATAAAATTCCTTTATAATTCATAAATAGAAAGGGTGGTCAAAATGCCCCAACATTTAGAGATTGAATTTAAGAATATGCTAACAAAAGACGAATTTAATCGCCTACTAACATCATTTAAACTAACCGAAGTCAATTTTCATGAGCAGACAAACCATTACTTTGATACAGCTGATTTTGCATTAAAAAATGTCGGTTCTGGTTTACGTATACGCGAAGTACAAAATCGCTTTGAATGCACATTAAAAGAGCCTGCTGTGGGAATCGGTCTAACAGAAACAACTGATTTGCTGTCAAAGGATGTCGTTCAATCTATTCTAACCGGTAGTTCAGTCCTTCATGCAGTTGAAGTGGAAAAACGCCTACATGCTTTAAAAATTGATCCACAAGATTTGCAAATTTTAGGTACACTCTTTACAAAACGCGCCGAAATAGAATATGAAGGTGGTCTTTTAGTATTTGATCATTCACATTATGCAGACACCAATGATTATGAATTAGAATACGAAGTAACGGATGAAGCAACTGGTAAGGTGATTTTCGAAAAATTACTTAAACACCATTTAATACCTATTAGACCAGCTGATAAAAAAATCGCTCGTTTTATGAGCGCTGTTAATAAGAAACGAGGGTAATAGATGAACACACAGTCGTTACAATCATTACAATCTTTGGCTCAACTTCAAGCTTTACAAAGCATGAGTTCTGTAGGTACTAGTGATATGAATCCTACAAATTCAACATCTGATTTTGCTCAGATGTTGGCACAACTGACTGATTCAACACCTAGTACATCTGATGCAACCCAATTACTTGGACTATCTAATTCTCTTTCAAACTCCAGTAGTTCTTCCTATTTATCATCTTATAGTCCGATCAATAGCTTATTAGGAAGTGCATCTTCAACAGACTACAATCAATTTCTTGGTAGTATTGGAAACTCAGCCAGTACAATAGATTTCAACCAAGTATTAAATAATCTAGGAAACACTACTTCAGGGAATTATAGTCAACTTTTAAGTACATTAACCAAAAATCCATCAAATAATACAAACAAGTCTTTGTATTACAATGGAACATCACCTGTTTATACACCTGAATCTGTTTTAAATAATTATTATCAAACATTAAACAAAGCAACGAACCCACAAGCTGGATCAACTAGCGTTTCATCAAATCGTAATTATGATGCTATTATAAAAAAAGCAGCCCAAACGTACGGCATCCCAGAAAAGATGATTAAATCTGTTATTCAA
This window of the Rummeliibacillus pycnus genome carries:
- the spoVAE gene encoding stage V sporulation protein AE, which translates into the protein MIVSLVMAFIVGGIICVIGQLLMDVGKLTPAHTLAILVVAGAVLDGFNLYEPLIDFAGAGATIPITSFGNSLTHGAIAEAERHGWIGVLTGMFEVTSSGISAAILFGMIGALIFRSKGQQP
- a CDS encoding stage V sporulation protein AD — encoded protein: MDQGVLYFPSKPAIIASGVVAGPVEKQSVFAKDFDMLYDNERADEDTNEKGHQTMAEQACQIALQKAKINKQDVDFLMSGDLVNQMTPSNFVAATLGIPYIGLFSACATSVSGAIIASLLTELGGSRYALAGAASQHNSIERQFRYPVEYGGQKPGTAQWTVTAAGYVLIAKGQINTPAIEAATVGKVIDLQQTDPFHMGAAMAPAACDTITRHLKGRGQTLKDYDLVMTGDLGKVGLSILKEMLMKEGMVKQEVQQIRDAGAEFYGDDDGFLAGASGAGCSASVFFSYILKQLNDKKIERVLAVATGALLSPLTVQQNESIPCTAHAIEISMK
- the spoVAC gene encoding stage V sporulation protein AC, with amino-acid sequence MDAKQYEDLQQSLSPKPSILKNCLKAFLVGGIICTIGQLITFFYIANFNFTEKTAGNPTVATMIFLSMLLTGFGLYKKIGQFAGAGSAVPVTGFGNAVISSAIEHKTEGFVLGVGGNIFKLAGSVIVFGVVSAFVVALVKLILVTMGVTSW
- a CDS encoding YhcN/YlaJ family sporulation lipoprotein yields the protein MKKGLLLLVILLLVGCSNGKNAYFTTNNNNKLQTEQQDVEKIVKNDPHIKRVVALFTKDAALIGIEVKPFSKWNKKKYEKKWQKEIEKALPDQKVLVSTDLKIIWEVEKLTKNNVDDEKLKKEITKLKDHSKEET
- a CDS encoding CotY/CotZ family spore coat protein, which codes for MGCGRESSSSNSGVSPIHSNNCVCDVVRAILDIQTQGVNEGCECPTNCFLEPLGGLVSPTRSHNADTRVFMLLTKDGTPFKAFFKEGGSPDCSCFSVFFRVEDVFDGCCATLRVLEPLTHDNHDVQLISHGSDLDLKNLCKVRKFAATNSCITVDLNCFCGVQCIKDVFLGVCTD
- the mgtE gene encoding magnesium transporter; the encoded protein is MIDETMEKDEVQFDEEHLRSLLQNSEMDIFREEYLALHPYDQAQFYEKVEPDIRQSIYQYLSPKEMAEVFEAIELDANEYKDFLEEMSPAYAAQMIAEMYTDDAVDILNELDKDQISHFLKIMDNESAQEIRELLYYEEYTAGSIMTTEYVGIPENSTVRSAMTILRNAAPDAETIYYLFVVDESNHLTGVMSLRDLIIAEEDTLIHDIMNERVVSVNVTDDQEDVAQIMKDYNFLAVPVINSKNEMLGIITVDDIIDVIDEEASEDYSKLAGVSDMDTFDTSPVVAARKRLPWLVVLLFLGMLTANLIHLFTGTLEKVALLAAFIPLIGGTSGNSGTQALAVSVRGIATGDVENTKKLKLLFRELITGIIMGLVCGTIALGIVYFWQHTFLLGILVGVAICCSIVVATLAGSFIPILMHRLNIDPAVASGPFITTLNDITSILIYLGIATAFINHLM
- a CDS encoding RluA family pseudouridine synthase — its product is MNNDFRYHLTFTALNDGQLLREALMEYGISKRALTAIKFQGGALLVNEVERNVRHSLIKGDKITVIFPPEEISAGLLPEKGELNIQYEDEALLIIEKPPYQSTIPSHDHPTGSIANIVAAHLQAQQIVSTVHVVTRLDRNTSGLMCIAKHRHIHHLMSEAQKRHSIRRTYEAFVHGHVSDDFQQIIAPIGRKDGSIIEREVRQDGQFAHTDVEVIKRFTVQDEKISHVRLLLHTGRTHQIRVHMASIGHPLLGDDLYGGTRELMDRHALHCVSLVLQHPLTHEKRVWQSNLPDDMRKVLE
- a CDS encoding NAD kinase, with the protein product MRFAVQSRNDPQSNELMERAINYLTDFGLEVDEEKPDIVLSIGGDGTLLHAFHRYTHMLSEVSFVGIHTGHLGFYADWKPSEIEKLVISIAKGEFKVIEYPLLEVTINYQTNDDCYTYLALNESTVKSPEVTLVMDVELNGRPFERFRGDGLCVSTPSGSTAYNKALGGAILHPSLQALQLTEMASINNRVFRTVGSSLVLPAHHNCILRPVMAEDFMVTVDHVQLLHKNVKSIQYRVAKEKVRFARFKAFPFWQRVHDSFIDSDLQE
- a CDS encoding GTP pyrophosphokinase; translation: MGQWDRFLQPYKQAVDELKIKLKGIRAQFEKSNTTSPIEFVTGRVKPLASIYDKTLEKGLVFEPSDTLAHELQDIAGVRIMCQFVDDIPTVIELLRQRNDLHIIEEKDYITNVKKSGYRSYHMIIEYPVGTIQGEKTILAEIQIRTLAMNFWASIEHSLNYKYKGIFPEEIKKRLQNAAEAAFKLDEEMSEIREEIREAQAYFTEYKEASKPKVRQDHPKGAQEKL
- a CDS encoding UPF0738 family protein; this encodes MRKTFIVEKGTKQDSHIHFYLNENSSDIKCHPTGQMITDSDDMAFVYLMDEEDGYSYVKFPQTVWPLLVETLQSKVNPMLQWNTEQIELIKFNDELQSLIYNIEGNYNYGEVFTTAVEETFAELLSEA
- a CDS encoding CYTH domain-containing protein encodes the protein MPQHLEIEFKNMLTKDEFNRLLTSFKLTEVNFHEQTNHYFDTADFALKNVGSGLRIREVQNRFECTLKEPAVGIGLTETTDLLSKDVVQSILTGSSVLHAVEVEKRLHALKIDPQDLQILGTLFTKRAEIEYEGGLLVFDHSHYADTNDYELEYEVTDEATGKVIFEKLLKHHLIPIRPADKKIARFMSAVNKKRG
- a CDS encoding lytic transglycosylase domain-containing protein, with product MNTQSLQSLQSLAQLQALQSMSSVGTSDMNPTNSTSDFAQMLAQLTDSTPSTSDATQLLGLSNSLSNSSSSSYLSSYSPINSLLGSASSTDYNQFLGSIGNSASTIDFNQVLNNLGNTTSGNYSQLLSTLTKNPSNNTNKSLYYNGTSPVYTPESVLNNYYQTLNKATNPQAGSTSVSSNRNYDAIIKKAAQTYGIPEKMIKSVIQQESGFNNQATSSVGAGGLMQLMPGTAKYLGVSNVYDAEQNIMGGTKYLKQLYDQFDGSYSLMLAAYNAGPGAVSKYGGIPPYKETTNYVHNIMNTYKA